Proteins co-encoded in one Halodesulfovibrio marinisediminis DSM 17456 genomic window:
- the murG gene encoding undecaprenyldiphospho-muramoylpentapeptide beta-N-acetylglucosaminyltransferase: MKRVVLTTGGTGGHVFPALAVAEEIRRRFPDAEFLFIGGQYGPERVLVEKAGIPFVGLPVRGVLGRGIKAIGALFGLGVSALKAMRIIRTFNPELVIGFGGYAAVAGCVGGKLCGIPVSIHEQNSVPGLTNKMLSKIAERIFISLPDEQETFEPDYTVLTGNPVRAAIADIRKVTKKLDIEAPSVLICGGSLGAKAVNSAVVDMLPTLKKLGCVIHHQTGKADLERVQAAYAEAGIKNCIVEPFVEDMAAAYAAADLVICRAGATTIAELTVAGKPALFIPFPYATHNHQVHNARYLETQGAAVVVEECELAQKDMNSIVTELLTNDEKLQSMSKAAKKLGRPEAAASVVSGVMDLLPKAPLESLVQPYKDEPENNEATD; encoded by the coding sequence ATGAAACGAGTAGTGTTAACTACTGGTGGTACAGGCGGACATGTATTTCCCGCTTTGGCCGTTGCGGAAGAAATCCGCAGGCGTTTTCCGGATGCTGAATTTTTGTTTATTGGTGGTCAGTACGGTCCGGAGCGCGTTTTGGTTGAAAAAGCAGGTATTCCTTTTGTAGGGTTGCCTGTGCGCGGGGTGCTTGGTCGCGGTATAAAAGCCATTGGCGCATTGTTCGGGCTTGGAGTCTCCGCTCTCAAAGCTATGCGTATTATTCGCACATTTAATCCAGAGCTAGTCATCGGCTTTGGTGGCTATGCTGCAGTTGCCGGTTGTGTCGGCGGCAAACTGTGCGGTATTCCGGTTTCGATTCATGAACAGAACTCTGTTCCGGGGTTAACAAACAAAATGCTGAGTAAAATTGCTGAGCGCATTTTTATTTCTTTGCCGGATGAACAGGAAACTTTCGAACCGGACTATACTGTGTTGACTGGCAATCCTGTACGGGCAGCGATTGCTGATATTCGTAAGGTTACAAAAAAACTAGACATAGAAGCTCCATCCGTTCTCATTTGTGGTGGAAGTCTTGGTGCAAAAGCTGTAAATAGTGCAGTTGTCGATATGTTGCCGACCTTGAAGAAGCTGGGCTGCGTTATTCACCACCAAACTGGCAAAGCAGATTTGGAACGGGTTCAGGCGGCATATGCTGAGGCGGGAATAAAAAACTGCATTGTTGAGCCTTTTGTGGAAGACATGGCTGCGGCGTATGCAGCAGCGGATCTTGTTATTTGCCGTGCAGGTGCAACAACTATTGCAGAATTGACAGTTGCCGGTAAGCCTGCGTTGTTTATTCCTTTTCCTTATGCAACGCATAACCATCAGGTGCACAATGCCCGTTATTTGGAAACACAAGGTGCAGCCGTGGTGGTGGAAGAGTGTGAGCTTGCTCAAAAAGATATGAATTCCATAGTGACTGAGTTACTTACAAACGACGAAAAACTTCAGTCCATGAGTAAGGCAGCAAAAAAACTTGGTAGACCCGAAGCCGCAGCAAGTGTGGTGAGTGGTGTTATGGATCTGCTGCCTAAAGCCCCTCTTGAATCTCTGGTTCAACCTTATAAGGATGAGCCCGAAAACAATGAAGCAACGGATTAG
- the ftsA gene encoding cell division protein FtsA — MSKSDLIVGLDIGTTKICAVVGEPSPSGVDIVGIGTAPSTGLRKGVVVNIEQTVQSIKKALEEAELMAGCEIGSVYTGIAGSHIKGFNSHGVIAVKGGEVCSRDVERVMDAAKAVAIPLDREVIHTLPQEFIVDDQHGIADPLGMAGVRLEVRVHIVTGAVTSAQNIVRSCHRSGLDVSDIVLEAWASSKAVLTAEENEIGVALVDIGGGTTDIAVFADDSVKHTAVLPLGGQNLTNDIAFGLRTPMVSAEKIKIKYGCALAEIVQGDEVIEVPSVGGREPRKLSRQVLAEICEPRMEEILTLVDQELIRSGFKNLIGAGIVLTGGTSLIEGCQELGEQIFGLPTRIGYPRGVGGLKDVVNSPKFATAVGLLNYGSEKEDFDIHFSSSSPSRESSMFNRVLTTMKKWFTDVS, encoded by the coding sequence ATGTCTAAGTCCGACCTCATAGTGGGCCTTGATATTGGAACGACAAAAATTTGTGCCGTAGTCGGGGAGCCTTCTCCGAGCGGGGTCGATATTGTAGGCATTGGAACTGCTCCGTCCACTGGGTTGCGTAAAGGCGTTGTGGTAAATATTGAGCAGACCGTGCAGTCCATTAAGAAAGCTTTGGAAGAAGCAGAACTAATGGCAGGCTGTGAGATTGGCTCAGTATATACTGGTATTGCCGGTAGTCATATTAAAGGCTTTAACAGCCATGGCGTGATTGCTGTTAAGGGCGGTGAGGTGTGTAGCCGTGACGTGGAACGAGTTATGGATGCAGCAAAGGCTGTAGCTATTCCGCTTGACCGCGAAGTAATTCACACATTACCACAAGAATTTATTGTCGATGATCAGCATGGTATTGCTGATCCGCTCGGCATGGCAGGCGTTCGTCTTGAAGTTCGTGTGCATATCGTGACAGGGGCAGTGACAAGCGCTCAGAATATTGTGCGTTCATGTCACAGAAGCGGCCTTGATGTTTCTGATATTGTGCTTGAAGCATGGGCGTCTTCCAAAGCTGTACTTACTGCAGAAGAAAACGAAATTGGTGTTGCGTTGGTAGATATCGGTGGTGGAACTACTGATATTGCCGTATTCGCAGACGATTCTGTTAAGCACACAGCTGTGCTGCCACTTGGTGGACAGAATCTGACTAATGACATTGCTTTTGGTTTGCGTACTCCGATGGTGAGTGCGGAAAAGATTAAAATTAAGTACGGCTGTGCACTGGCTGAAATAGTGCAGGGTGATGAAGTTATCGAAGTACCAAGCGTTGGTGGTAGAGAGCCTAGAAAACTTTCCCGTCAAGTTTTGGCAGAAATTTGTGAACCACGCATGGAAGAGATTCTTACTCTTGTGGATCAGGAGCTTATTCGTTCCGGCTTTAAGAATCTTATTGGTGCGGGTATTGTTCTTACCGGTGGTACTTCTCTTATTGAAGGCTGCCAGGAACTTGGTGAGCAAATCTTTGGACTTCCGACCCGTATCGGGTACCCGCGAGGCGTGGGCGGTCTGAAGGATGTCGTTAACAGCCCTAAGTTCGCAACAGCGGTTGGTCTGCTCAATTACGGATCTGAAAAAGAAGATTTTGATATTCATTTCAGTAGCAGTAGTCCAAGCCGCGAAAGTTCTATGTTCAACCGTGTACTGACTACAATGAAAAAATGGTTTACAGATGTCTCTTAG
- a CDS encoding UDP-N-acetylmuramoyl-tripeptide--D-alanyl-D-alanine ligase — translation MKLTLEQIQSAMGAVGFLGDAESTVPVGVQTDSRVLKRGELFFCISGERFDGHNFAKAALERGACGIVAERPPFSMDEMMGMECQDGGVPLLMVQDCVVALGRLAAYHRLLTKAVVTGITGTAGKTTVKELLAEVLSVRGETARNHLNLNNQIGLPVSMLGASGDEKYWVMEAGISQPNDMDELGAILRPDLGIILNVGEGHTEGLGDKGVAHYKSQLLKYIQQGGVGLVSADYPELSKACAKKFDEMRYFSIKDPECAYYAEYSGPVSEVQGKYRVNLCGKEFEVTAPFRGAFAAENVIAVAAAADIIGLTSKEIIQGFAQATLPEKRFNCSQRGNWLVIDDCYNSNPLSCVRALETAAELAEDKPLVLVLGEMLELGEQAYEAHKDLGKKITESKADVVCWIGKNRDAVKEGLDETNFTGEFHCVETPQQFLNLCRTLCVDDGAILFKGSRGNKLERFVSVFCDNCCPNRTTGITGAL, via the coding sequence GTGAAGTTAACGCTCGAACAAATTCAGAGTGCGATGGGTGCTGTGGGATTTCTCGGTGATGCGGAATCTACCGTGCCTGTTGGCGTACAGACTGATAGCCGTGTTCTGAAGCGCGGTGAACTGTTCTTCTGTATTTCAGGCGAGCGCTTCGATGGTCATAACTTCGCAAAGGCGGCTCTGGAGCGTGGTGCATGCGGTATTGTGGCAGAACGTCCTCCTTTCTCTATGGATGAGATGATGGGGATGGAATGTCAGGATGGTGGTGTGCCGCTTTTGATGGTTCAGGATTGTGTTGTAGCTCTTGGCAGACTGGCTGCGTACCATCGTCTGCTTACCAAAGCGGTTGTTACCGGAATTACAGGAACTGCTGGAAAAACAACTGTAAAGGAACTGCTTGCAGAAGTTCTTTCTGTTCGCGGAGAGACAGCTAGAAACCATCTTAATTTAAACAACCAGATCGGATTGCCGGTTTCAATGCTCGGTGCCTCCGGTGATGAAAAATATTGGGTTATGGAAGCAGGTATCAGCCAGCCTAACGATATGGATGAGCTTGGTGCGATTTTGCGACCAGACCTCGGCATTATTTTGAACGTGGGTGAAGGTCACACAGAAGGACTGGGTGACAAGGGTGTAGCCCACTACAAATCTCAGCTTTTGAAATATATTCAACAGGGTGGTGTAGGACTTGTTTCTGCTGACTATCCAGAACTTTCAAAAGCTTGTGCTAAAAAGTTTGATGAAATGCGGTATTTCAGCATCAAAGACCCTGAATGTGCATATTATGCAGAATACAGCGGGCCTGTATCTGAAGTTCAGGGTAAATACCGTGTAAATCTCTGTGGCAAAGAGTTCGAAGTGACTGCTCCGTTCAGGGGAGCATTTGCAGCCGAAAACGTAATAGCTGTGGCTGCCGCTGCAGATATTATCGGACTTACGTCTAAAGAAATTATTCAGGGATTTGCGCAGGCAACATTGCCGGAAAAACGGTTTAATTGTTCTCAGCGCGGTAACTGGCTTGTTATAGACGATTGTTATAATTCGAATCCGCTATCTTGTGTCCGTGCGCTGGAAACAGCGGCAGAGCTGGCAGAAGATAAGCCGCTTGTTCTGGTGTTGGGTGAAATGTTGGAACTGGGGGAGCAGGCTTACGAGGCGCATAAAGATCTTGGCAAAAAGATTACTGAATCTAAAGCCGATGTTGTGTGCTGGATTGGCAAAAACCGCGATGCGGTGAAAGAAGGTCTTGATGAGACTAACTTTACCGGGGAATTCCACTGTGTGGAAACGCCGCAGCAATTTCTTAACCTGTGCAGAACGCTTTGTGTAGACGATGGAGCCATTCTATTTAAGGGCTCTCGTGGTAATAAGCTCGAGCGTTTTGTTTCTGTGTTCTGTGACAATTGTTGTCCAAACAGAACAACGGGGATAACTGGTGCTTTATAA
- the ftsW gene encoding putative lipid II flippase FtsW — MADKRQDTTISIDWIMLIAVLCVLAFGLIMVLSSSGIMAERNFGSKYHFFQRQLMFAGIGLIAMGVSVLLPKRLIYQLHYPLLGVSICALLITLSPLGVKVNGASRWISIGPFSVQPMEFAKISLVLYLSYFFSTKQELVKTFSKGVIPPFFITALLCGLLLGQPDFGGAAVLAALLFFMCWYGGTRPLYLGGSGLLALGAGYLLIVQSPYRFRRLLAFLDPFKDADSISYQLVQSLYAFGSGGFSGQGLGAGKQKLFYLPEAHNDFIMAVVGEELGFLGMSLFFVLMGMVLFRAFAISYKQAELRDKFITFGLALIISLGAVLNLAVVMGAAPPKGIAMPFMSYGGSNLIAMMLCTGLLLNFSRSQEEREGRGRK; from the coding sequence ATGGCTGATAAGCGACAAGACACAACTATTTCAATAGACTGGATTATGCTGATTGCGGTCCTGTGTGTTCTTGCGTTCGGGCTGATAATGGTTCTGAGTTCCAGCGGCATTATGGCAGAGCGTAACTTTGGTAGTAAGTACCACTTTTTCCAGAGGCAACTTATGTTTGCCGGCATTGGTCTTATTGCTATGGGAGTTAGCGTGCTGCTCCCGAAGCGTCTGATTTACCAACTGCATTATCCTTTGCTCGGTGTATCAATATGCGCCCTGCTTATTACCCTTTCTCCGCTTGGAGTTAAAGTAAACGGGGCAAGCCGTTGGATAAGTATCGGACCATTTTCGGTTCAACCGATGGAATTCGCGAAGATTTCTCTGGTGCTGTATTTGTCATACTTTTTCAGTACGAAGCAGGAATTAGTTAAAACGTTTTCAAAAGGTGTTATCCCGCCGTTTTTTATAACTGCTCTTCTTTGCGGCCTCTTGTTGGGGCAGCCTGACTTTGGTGGTGCGGCTGTGTTGGCAGCATTGCTCTTTTTCATGTGCTGGTATGGCGGTACCCGCCCATTATACCTCGGAGGTTCCGGTCTGCTGGCTCTCGGCGCCGGATATCTGTTGATTGTACAGTCGCCGTATCGCTTCAGACGCCTTCTTGCATTTCTTGACCCGTTCAAGGATGCAGACAGCATCAGTTATCAGCTGGTACAGTCTTTGTACGCGTTCGGTTCTGGTGGCTTCAGCGGGCAGGGACTTGGAGCAGGGAAGCAGAAGTTGTTTTATCTGCCGGAAGCTCACAACGATTTTATTATGGCCGTTGTTGGTGAAGAACTCGGATTTTTGGGAATGTCCCTCTTTTTCGTGTTGATGGGAATGGTGCTCTTCAGAGCATTTGCCATTTCGTATAAGCAGGCAGAGCTTCGGGATAAGTTTATTACCTTTGGATTGGCTCTTATTATCTCCCTTGGCGCTGTGTTGAACCTTGCTGTAGTTATGGGTGCTGCACCTCCTAAAGGAATTGCCATGCCATTTATGAGCTATGGCGGCAGTAATCTTATTGCAATGATGCTCTGCACTGGTTTGTTACTGAATTTTTCCCGCTCGCAAGAAGAGCGCGAGGGTAGGGGTAGAAAATGA
- the murC gene encoding UDP-N-acetylmuramate--L-alanine ligase — translation MISKIKHIHMIGIGGSGMSGIAEVLLNLDFNVTGSDVSNGAPVQRLRGLGATVSIGHAEENIGDAQVVVRSTAISDDNPEIVAATEKGIPIIPRAEMLAELMRLRLGIAIAGTHGKTTTTSLTAAIFDEANTDPTVIIGGRLNAYGANARLGAGEFLIAEADESDGSFLCLFPIITVVTNVDCDHLDFYSGQEDIDSAFIQFMNSVPFYGANVVCGDDKGVQRLIPQVKRRVITYGFEEGNDIRAIEKCCAEKSEFTVVVDGKEIGDVVLSQPGRHNILNALGAIGVAIESGISAEKCISGLTGFNGVGRRFERKGERNGVLVIDDYGHHPVEVAATIRTARQCFPERRLVVAFQPHRFSRTQALFGQFCIAFEGVDKLLLTEIYPASESPIPGINGESLAHGIRQASSTKVEYCEDFEAVSAKLPDELQDGDIFITLGAGNIWTVGQGYLDGAS, via the coding sequence ATGATTTCTAAAATTAAACATATCCATATGATCGGCATTGGTGGCTCTGGAATGAGCGGCATTGCTGAAGTATTACTGAACCTCGACTTCAACGTGACTGGTTCTGATGTATCCAACGGGGCACCTGTCCAGAGACTGCGTGGGTTGGGAGCAACAGTCAGCATTGGTCATGCTGAGGAAAATATTGGGGATGCACAGGTTGTTGTGCGTTCCACTGCTATTTCTGATGATAATCCGGAAATTGTAGCTGCTACAGAAAAGGGGATTCCAATTATCCCGCGTGCTGAGATGTTGGCAGAGCTGATGCGTCTCCGTCTTGGTATTGCTATTGCTGGTACCCACGGTAAAACCACCACCACATCTTTGACAGCTGCTATTTTTGATGAAGCGAACACAGATCCGACTGTTATCATTGGTGGCCGATTGAATGCATACGGCGCAAACGCCCGTCTTGGTGCAGGTGAATTCCTTATTGCTGAAGCTGATGAGTCTGATGGTTCTTTCCTGTGTCTTTTCCCGATTATTACAGTCGTTACTAATGTAGATTGTGATCATCTTGATTTCTATTCCGGACAGGAAGATATTGATTCAGCCTTTATCCAGTTCATGAACAGCGTGCCGTTTTATGGTGCAAACGTTGTGTGTGGCGATGACAAAGGCGTTCAGCGTCTTATCCCGCAGGTTAAGCGTCGTGTAATCACCTACGGTTTTGAAGAAGGCAACGATATCCGCGCAATAGAAAAGTGCTGTGCTGAAAAGTCCGAATTTACTGTTGTAGTAGACGGTAAAGAAATTGGCGATGTTGTACTTTCACAACCAGGACGTCACAATATTTTAAATGCTCTTGGTGCAATCGGTGTTGCAATCGAATCCGGTATTTCTGCTGAAAAATGCATCTCAGGCCTTACAGGTTTTAATGGTGTAGGTCGTCGTTTTGAGCGTAAGGGCGAACGTAACGGAGTTCTGGTAATTGATGATTATGGGCATCATCCTGTAGAAGTAGCGGCAACTATCCGCACTGCACGCCAATGTTTCCCAGAGCGTCGACTGGTTGTAGCATTTCAGCCGCATCGTTTTAGTCGCACTCAGGCTTTGTTTGGTCAGTTCTGCATCGCGTTTGAAGGTGTGGATAAGCTGTTGCTGACAGAAATTTATCCTGCTTCCGAATCTCCGATTCCTGGTATTAACGGTGAATCATTGGCGCACGGTATTCGGCAGGCGTCTTCAACTAAAGTGGAATACTGCGAAGATTTTGAAGCAGTTTCCGCGAAACTGCCGGATGAATTACAGGACGGCGATATCTTTATTACTCTTGGTGCCGGTAATATCTGGACTGTCGGTCAGGGATATCTGGACGGAGCTAGCTAA
- the murD gene encoding UDP-N-acetylmuramoyl-L-alanine--D-glutamate ligase, with translation MEYRPQVVTPGCKAVVVGTGRSGQAAARLLHSLGASVRIVNMNEESVPESFRKIIAECGFETAFGPHTAEQFAGADVVVPSPGVPMLKLASFIPDQAVVLAEVELAWSCIPHIPAIAVTGTNGKTTTVRLCDAMLRKAGKRVFLGGNIGTPLSEFVLEKQEADVLVLEVSSFQLQTCRQFRPTVGVLLNVTEDHLDYHEDMQEYIDAKLKLFANMEQGDMAVLGEEAQQLTASSNSAGLQRAEQHVFSDTGRFTEAPLKGLHNRLNMEAAYAATSRFGVTFENALDAVEDFSTAPHTLETVAQGRGVVFVNDSKATTVDSVRAALESFAEPVLLLAGGHYKGGDLASLNELLKKHVRAVGLYGDSRTVFEAAWNDVVDLEWHESMEDAARSLMSKAHDGDVMLLSPATSSFDQYANYKARGDDFRRIASLLSEQ, from the coding sequence GTGGAATATCGACCACAGGTAGTTACACCGGGGTGCAAAGCCGTAGTAGTCGGCACTGGCCGTTCTGGTCAGGCTGCCGCACGGTTGTTGCATTCACTTGGTGCTTCTGTACGCATTGTGAATATGAATGAGGAGTCCGTTCCGGAATCCTTCCGTAAAATTATTGCCGAATGCGGATTTGAGACCGCATTCGGCCCTCATACTGCAGAACAGTTTGCCGGTGCAGATGTCGTCGTGCCAAGCCCGGGCGTTCCCATGCTCAAGCTTGCTTCGTTTATTCCTGATCAGGCTGTCGTTTTGGCGGAAGTGGAACTTGCATGGTCATGTATTCCTCATATCCCCGCTATCGCTGTAACAGGGACAAATGGTAAAACAACCACTGTCCGCCTTTGCGATGCGATGCTGCGTAAAGCCGGAAAGCGTGTTTTTCTGGGTGGTAACATAGGGACACCGCTTAGCGAATTTGTTCTCGAAAAGCAGGAAGCAGATGTGCTTGTGCTGGAAGTATCCAGTTTCCAGCTACAGACGTGTCGTCAATTTCGTCCGACTGTCGGTGTGTTGCTCAACGTAACTGAAGATCATCTCGATTATCATGAGGACATGCAGGAATACATTGATGCCAAGCTGAAGCTCTTTGCCAATATGGAACAGGGCGACATGGCCGTGTTGGGTGAAGAAGCACAACAGCTCACAGCTTCCAGCAACAGCGCAGGCCTGCAGCGTGCAGAGCAGCATGTGTTTTCTGACACCGGACGGTTTACAGAAGCGCCTTTAAAAGGCTTGCATAATCGGTTGAATATGGAAGCTGCCTATGCAGCAACTTCCCGATTTGGTGTTACTTTCGAGAATGCCCTTGATGCTGTTGAAGACTTTTCTACTGCACCGCATACGTTGGAGACTGTTGCTCAAGGTCGCGGGGTTGTTTTTGTGAACGATTCAAAAGCTACAACTGTTGATTCCGTTCGTGCAGCACTGGAAAGCTTTGCAGAACCCGTATTGCTTCTTGCCGGTGGTCATTACAAAGGCGGTGACTTAGCTTCCCTTAATGAGCTGTTGAAAAAACACGTTCGAGCTGTAGGCCTTTATGGTGACAGTCGTACGGTTTTTGAAGCTGCATGGAATGACGTTGTTGATCTTGAGTGGCATGAATCTATGGAAGATGCTGCGCGATCATTGATGAGTAAAGCACATGACGGAGATGTGATGCTGCTTTCTCCGGCCACTTCCAGTTTTGACCAGTATGCGAACTACAAAGCACGCGGTGATGATTTTAGACGCATTGCCAGTCTGCTTAGCGAACAATAG
- a CDS encoding cell division protein FtsQ/DivIB has protein sequence MAARRQKKAPYSLVNKSYRRLLSDFFHAKATSLLLSWAITLFTGSAFIVIISVGLLFSYRSITNSTFFAVQKIQVSGTVRLEQEDVLNLAHLKNGDNSLAVNISDIEYNLLRSPWVKNVSVKRQLPGDLAITIEEREPRYWMRQENRIVYADEKGNPIDYVGTYKFASLPFLSVDDGTEHLLQRLPQLVAELDSSRLPVSSHNAAWIKLSLSGGITLFLESEDILLSIGVDNWASNLRHLVATIDDLKRRGEFTSVRGIKAEDRNVWVSTGTTSNPAS, from the coding sequence ATGGCTGCAAGAAGGCAAAAAAAAGCTCCATATTCTTTAGTGAACAAAAGCTATAGACGTCTGCTTTCCGATTTTTTCCATGCAAAAGCGACTTCTTTGTTGCTTTCTTGGGCGATAACCCTCTTTACTGGATCGGCATTTATTGTCATAATAAGTGTCGGACTGTTATTCAGTTATCGTTCCATTACAAACAGTACTTTTTTTGCGGTGCAAAAAATTCAGGTTTCTGGAACTGTTCGTTTGGAACAAGAAGACGTTTTGAATCTTGCTCACCTTAAAAATGGTGACAATAGTCTCGCAGTAAATATTTCCGATATCGAATACAACCTGCTGCGCAGCCCTTGGGTTAAAAACGTATCAGTAAAGCGTCAGTTGCCGGGCGATCTCGCAATTACCATTGAAGAGCGCGAACCGCGCTACTGGATGCGGCAAGAGAATCGCATCGTATATGCAGATGAAAAAGGAAACCCTATTGACTACGTAGGCACGTACAAATTTGCCTCCCTTCCTTTTCTTTCTGTAGATGACGGAACTGAACATCTATTGCAGCGTTTGCCGCAACTGGTGGCAGAACTGGACTCCTCCAGACTTCCAGTTTCATCACACAATGCTGCATGGATTAAGCTTAGTTTAAGCGGTGGTATTACGTTGTTTCTGGAATCAGAAGATATTCTGTTGAGTATTGGAGTAGATAACTGGGCATCCAACCTGCGCCATCTTGTCGCAACAATAGATGATTTGAAGCGGCGCGGTGAATTTACAAGTGTTCGTGGTATTAAGGCTGAAGATAGAAATGTCTGGGTGAGTACTGGTACTACATCCAATCCGGCAAGTTAG
- the mraY gene encoding phospho-N-acetylmuramoyl-pentapeptide-transferase, with amino-acid sequence MLYNLLYPLSSDLSFLNVFKYISFRTVGALLTALILSIALGPYFINWLKKIKCGQYIQSEVACHTSKAGTPTMGGILIAFSLIVSTLLWCDLSNPYVWLTLLVYVGFGLVGFLDDFTKLRRKENQGLSARAKFLWQIVISGIALYLLVQLPAYSTELYVPLFKNVSPDLGLFYIPFAMLVIIGTSNGVNLTDGMDGLAIVPAVVTALVYGVFVYIAGHAALSQYLQVAGVPGVGEITVFCGALVGAGLGFLWFNAYPAQVFMGDVGSLSIGGTLGFISVLCKQELMMVIVGGLFVVETLSVILQVGSYKLRRKRIFKMAPIHHHFEISGIPESKVIIRFWIISILLGVMALSVLKLR; translated from the coding sequence GTGCTTTATAATCTGCTTTACCCGCTCAGTTCAGATCTGAGCTTTTTGAATGTATTTAAATACATTTCATTTAGAACCGTCGGGGCGTTGCTTACTGCCCTTATTCTTTCAATTGCTTTAGGTCCATATTTTATCAACTGGTTAAAAAAGATCAAATGCGGACAGTACATTCAGTCAGAGGTGGCCTGTCATACCAGTAAAGCTGGTACGCCAACCATGGGCGGTATTTTGATCGCGTTTTCTCTTATCGTAAGTACGCTGTTATGGTGTGATTTAAGTAACCCGTATGTCTGGCTTACCCTGCTGGTTTATGTAGGTTTTGGTTTGGTCGGATTTCTGGATGACTTTACAAAGTTGCGCCGTAAAGAGAATCAGGGTTTGTCTGCCCGTGCAAAGTTCCTGTGGCAGATAGTGATCTCGGGAATAGCATTGTACCTGCTGGTACAGCTTCCGGCGTACTCCACTGAGTTGTATGTTCCGCTCTTTAAAAACGTAAGTCCGGATCTTGGACTTTTTTATATTCCGTTTGCCATGCTGGTTATTATCGGCACGTCAAACGGTGTGAACCTGACAGACGGTATGGACGGTCTTGCTATTGTTCCGGCTGTTGTTACCGCACTTGTGTACGGGGTCTTCGTGTATATTGCCGGTCACGCTGCCTTGTCGCAGTATTTGCAAGTTGCAGGTGTACCAGGTGTTGGTGAAATTACCGTATTCTGTGGTGCGCTAGTTGGTGCTGGACTTGGCTTCTTGTGGTTCAACGCGTATCCGGCTCAAGTGTTTATGGGTGATGTCGGTTCACTTTCTATTGGTGGCACGCTTGGTTTTATTTCCGTGCTGTGCAAGCAGGAGCTGATGATGGTCATTGTCGGTGGTCTGTTTGTTGTAGAGACTTTATCTGTAATTTTACAGGTGGGTTCCTACAAGCTTCGGAGAAAAAGAATATTTAAGATGGCCCCAATCCACCACCACTTTGAAATAAGTGGTATTCCGGAATCCAAAGTCATTATTCGCTTCTGGATTATTTCAATCCTGCTGGGCGTAATGGCTCTCAGCGTTCTGAAACTGCGTTAA
- the murB gene encoding UDP-N-acetylmuramate dehydrogenase — protein MAITVHQSFSFSKRTTLRMGGDALAEVVFTHADDCEQLPELLASLGGEPLVIGRGSNLLAKDGELPFVIINPAVTTDPVCVEETDDTVTVHVGAGFRLPRFLNWCATRGYSGLEGLAGVPGTVGGAVAMNAGSYGCEVVDCLESVEVFEKSIGTVVFKKTDVVLQYRHFSIPTVNDQPVILSSAFTLQKTDPQKIKKVIDDNLTRKKATQPVSAHSAGCVFKNPAEGVSAGKLLDQCGFKGKIHGGVAFSPLHANFLININNGTSKEAFELLHMAQNTVLEQTGYSLELEVKVIG, from the coding sequence ATGGCGATTACGGTTCATCAGTCTTTTTCATTCAGTAAGCGAACAACGCTTCGCATGGGCGGTGATGCTCTTGCGGAAGTAGTGTTTACACATGCTGATGATTGTGAACAGTTGCCGGAGTTGCTTGCATCATTGGGTGGCGAACCGCTTGTCATTGGACGTGGTAGTAATTTGCTTGCTAAAGACGGCGAGCTGCCATTTGTGATCATAAATCCGGCTGTCACGACTGATCCTGTGTGCGTTGAAGAAACTGATGATACTGTCACTGTACATGTCGGGGCGGGCTTCCGCCTGCCCCGTTTTTTAAACTGGTGCGCCACTCGTGGGTATTCAGGGTTGGAAGGACTGGCTGGAGTACCCGGAACCGTTGGCGGTGCTGTGGCAATGAATGCCGGATCATACGGATGTGAGGTTGTAGACTGTTTAGAGTCTGTAGAAGTTTTTGAAAAAAGTATTGGCACTGTAGTGTTCAAAAAAACAGATGTAGTATTACAGTATAGACATTTTTCTATTCCAACTGTAAACGATCAGCCCGTTATTTTGAGTAGCGCATTCACGCTGCAGAAAACTGATCCTCAAAAAATTAAAAAAGTTATTGATGATAATCTAACGAGAAAAAAAGCAACTCAACCTGTTTCAGCACACAGTGCAGGCTGTGTTTTTAAGAATCCTGCAGAAGGTGTGAGTGCCGGAAAGCTTTTGGATCAGTGCGGATTTAAAGGGAAAATTCATGGCGGTGTTGCATTTTCACCGTTGCACGCAAATTTTCTTATCAACATAAATAACGGTACAAGCAAAGAAGCGTTTGAGTTGTTACATATGGCACAAAACACTGTTCTGGAACAGACCGGTTATTCATTAGAGCTTGAAGTAAAAGTAATCGGGTAA